TCGGCCAGAAACCGACCGATCCCAAGGGTGATTACGGCGGGTGGTTCTGCCCCTGCCACGGTTCGCACTACGACACCTCGGGCCGCATCCGCCGGGGGCCGGCGCCGCTGAACCTCGCCGTTCCGGAATACGCTTTCCTGACGGACACCTCGATTCGCCTCGGCTAGTTGGTCAACTGGAGCTGAACATGGCTGCCCCGCAGTTCAAGAACCCCATAGTCCGGTGGATCGACTACCGCCTGCCGATCTTCACCGGGCTCCATCACGAGTACAACGAATACCCGATGCCGAAGAACTGCAATTATTTGTGGTCCTTCGGCGCGATCGCGATGGTCACGCTGATCATCATGATCGTCTCCGGCATCACGCTGGCGATGAGCTACACGCCGCATACCGACCATGCGTTCCAGTCGGTCGAGCGCATCATGCGCGACGTCAACTCGGGCTGGCTGATCCGCTACGTCCACATGAACGGCGCGTCGATGTTCTTCATCGCCGTGTTCATCCACATCTTCCGCGGCCTGTATTTCGGGTCCTACAAGGCCCCGCGCGAGATCCTGTGGATGCTGGGCGTCGTCATCCTGCTGCTGATGATGGCCACTGCCTTCATGGGTTACGTGCTTCCCTGGGGCCAGATGAGCTTCTGGGGCGCCACCGTCATCACCAACCTGTTCTCCGCCTTCCCGATCATCGGCGACCATATCGTCACCTGGCTGTGGGGCGGCTTCTCGGTCGACAACCCGACGCTGAACCGGTTCTTCGCGCTGCACTACCTGCTGCCGTTCGTCCTGCTGGGCGTGGTCTTTCTGCATGTCGCCGCGGTCCATGTCCACGGCTCGAACAACCCGGTCGGCATCGACATCAAGGGCCCGCAGGACAGCCTGCCGTTCCACCCCTACTTCACGATCAAGGACACCTTCGGCCTCAGCATCTTCCTGCTGGTGTTCGCCGGGTTCGTCTTCTTCGCGCCGAACTTCATGGGCCATCCGGACAACTACATTCCGGCCAACCCGCTGGTCACCCCGGCGCACATCGTCCCGGAATGGTACTTCCTGCCGTTCTACGCGATCCTGCGCGCGGTCCCCGACAAGCTGGGTGGCGTGCTCGCCATGTTCGGCGCCATCGCGGTGCTGTTCTTCCTGCCCTGGCTGGACACCTCCAAGGTCCGCAGCTCCAACTACCGGCCGATCTACCGCCAGTTCTTCTGGGTGCTGGTCGTCGCCTGCCTCGTGCTGGGCTATGCCGGCGCGATGCCGGCCGAAGGTATCTGGCTGACCCTCGCCCGCGTCGCGTCGATCTACTACTTCGCCCACTTCCTGATCATCCTGCCCCTGCTCGGCAAGCTGGAGCGCCCCCGGCCGCTTCCCAGCAGCATCAGCGAACCCGTTCTGAAGGGCGGTGGTCGTCTCGCGACCGCGGCAGCCGCCAAGCCGATGGAGAAGGCCTAACATGCGCGCGTTGAAGACGGTCATCCTGGCCGCGGCCGTCGGTCTCGGCCTCACGGGCACCGCCCTTGCCGCGGCCGAAGCCCCCGTTCCGCCTCCGCAGGAATGGTCCCACAGCGGCATCTTCGGAACCTTCGACCGGGCGGCGCTCCAGCGTGGCTTCCAGGTTTACAAGGAGGTCTGCTCGACCTGCCATTCGATGGACCTCGTCGCCTACCGCAACCTCCAGGCGCTGGGCTTCAGCGAGGACGAGGTCAAGGCGATCGCGGCCCAGTACGAGGTCACCGCGGGGCCTAACGACAACGGCGAGATGTTCGAACGGCCCGCCATCCCGGCGGACCGTTTCAAGAACCCGTTCCCGAACGAGCAGGCCGCCCGCGTCGCCAACGGCGGCGCCTATCCGCCCGACCTGTCGCTCATGGCGAAGGCCCGCCCGCATGGCGAGGATTACATCCACGCCCTGC
This Skermanella mucosa DNA region includes the following protein-coding sequences:
- a CDS encoding cytochrome c1 → MRALKTVILAAAVGLGLTGTALAAAEAPVPPPQEWSHSGIFGTFDRAALQRGFQVYKEVCSTCHSMDLVAYRNLQALGFSEDEVKAIAAQYEVTAGPNDNGEMFERPAIPADRFKNPFPNEQAARVANGGAYPPDLSLMAKARPHGEDYIHALLVGYEDPPEGFTVPDGQYYNKYFPGHLIGMPPILQDDSVTYADETPATQAQLAHDVAAFLTWAAEPHLETRKQTGVKVILFLLVFAGMMYAVKRKVWADAHP
- a CDS encoding cytochrome b, which translates into the protein MAAPQFKNPIVRWIDYRLPIFTGLHHEYNEYPMPKNCNYLWSFGAIAMVTLIIMIVSGITLAMSYTPHTDHAFQSVERIMRDVNSGWLIRYVHMNGASMFFIAVFIHIFRGLYFGSYKAPREILWMLGVVILLLMMATAFMGYVLPWGQMSFWGATVITNLFSAFPIIGDHIVTWLWGGFSVDNPTLNRFFALHYLLPFVLLGVVFLHVAAVHVHGSNNPVGIDIKGPQDSLPFHPYFTIKDTFGLSIFLLVFAGFVFFAPNFMGHPDNYIPANPLVTPAHIVPEWYFLPFYAILRAVPDKLGGVLAMFGAIAVLFFLPWLDTSKVRSSNYRPIYRQFFWVLVVACLVLGYAGAMPAEGIWLTLARVASIYYFAHFLIILPLLGKLERPRPLPSSISEPVLKGGGRLATAAAAKPMEKA